One window of Aerococcus tenax genomic DNA carries:
- the galE gene encoding UDP-glucose 4-epimerase GalE: MSILVTGGAGYIGSHTVIELINSGYEVVIVDDFSNSKPTVLDRIERIAGKRPTFYEANILDGDALRQIFEKESIDAVIHYAAFKAVGESVEKPIDYYHNNMGGLLQVLKVMKEFGVKEFVYSSSATVYGMNNVSPLTEDLPTSATNPYGYSKVMGEQILKDTYKAYPDWSIMILRYFNPIGAHESGLIGEDPQGVPNNIMPYITQVAIGKLEKLHVFGNDYDTHDGTGVRDYLHVVDLAKGHVAAIDYANKHQGLEIVNLGTGQGYSVLDLVNTFQEVNQVELPYVIDERRAGDVAECYADPSYAKELLGWEAEEDLADMCRDSWHWQETCPNGYEG, encoded by the coding sequence ATGTCCATTTTAGTTACAGGCGGAGCGGGCTATATTGGTTCGCATACCGTTATTGAATTAATCAACTCTGGCTACGAAGTTGTTATTGTCGATGACTTCTCTAATAGTAAGCCAACCGTTCTTGACCGCATCGAAAGAATTGCTGGTAAGCGCCCGACTTTCTATGAAGCCAATATCTTAGATGGGGATGCCTTACGCCAAATCTTTGAAAAAGAATCCATCGATGCTGTCATTCACTATGCAGCCTTTAAAGCGGTCGGTGAATCGGTTGAAAAACCTATTGACTACTATCACAATAATATGGGTGGACTCCTTCAAGTATTAAAAGTAATGAAGGAATTTGGTGTGAAGGAATTTGTCTATTCTTCAAGTGCCACGGTCTATGGGATGAATAATGTCTCCCCCCTAACCGAAGACTTACCAACCAGTGCTACCAATCCATACGGCTATAGTAAGGTCATGGGCGAACAAATCTTAAAAGATACCTACAAGGCTTACCCTGACTGGTCCATTATGATCTTACGCTACTTCAACCCTATCGGGGCCCACGAAAGTGGCCTGATTGGTGAAGACCCCCAAGGCGTCCCTAATAATATCATGCCTTATATCACCCAAGTAGCCATTGGTAAGTTAGAAAAATTACATGTTTTTGGTAATGACTACGATACCCATGATGGTACTGGAGTCCGCGATTACCTCCACGTAGTTGACTTGGCTAAGGGCCATGTTGCAGCCATCGACTACGCCAATAAGCACCAAGGCCTAGAAATTGTCAACTTAGGCACCGGTCAAGGCTACTCTGTCCTCGACCTGGTCAATACCTTCCAAGAGGTCAACCAAGTTGAGCTTCCTTATGTGATTGACGAACGCCGGGCTGGTGATGTAGCTGAATGTTATGCTGACCCATCCTACGCTAAAGAGCTACTGGGTTGGGAAGCAGAAGAAGATTTAGCTGACATGTGCCGGGATTCCTGGCACTGGCAAGAAACCTGCCCTAACGGCTACGAAGGTTAA
- a CDS encoding LysM peptidoglycan-binding domain-containing protein, with the protein MSDSQGPSFSWHKLVQEILATLKSLIKMLARLVYYLIDQLTRILLPLFRRIDRVLPHRNKQNKDQDSPFKHQVQEKVNSQLQPGLTPLKSFWQKLSLPLQWGVALGVLGLVFFLASPSYQGTASDNLLGLKAQSSQLTGQDHYQADNWEIDQDDVSVYHGPEEKEPADQALTTKDQDHASAILDEKVAQYESKRARYPRRATKIKRSGEEKATDSKLAQESIEPDSSNAGSEYPSQSPKTEESQVQAGGSYQVQAGDSLYRIAQDHGMTVDELMDLNGMTRPALMPGQRIKVK; encoded by the coding sequence ATGTCAGATTCACAAGGGCCCAGTTTTTCCTGGCACAAGTTGGTCCAGGAAATCCTAGCCACTCTCAAATCCCTCATTAAGATGCTGGCCCGCCTCGTTTATTATCTCATTGATCAGCTGACCCGCATCCTGCTACCGCTCTTTCGAAGAATTGACCGCGTCCTGCCCCACAGAAACAAACAAAACAAGGATCAAGACAGTCCTTTCAAGCATCAAGTCCAAGAAAAGGTCAATAGCCAACTCCAGCCTGGCTTAACTCCTCTTAAAAGCTTCTGGCAAAAACTATCCCTCCCCCTCCAATGGGGAGTGGCCCTTGGCGTTTTGGGACTAGTCTTCTTCCTAGCAAGCCCCAGTTATCAGGGGACGGCTAGTGATAACCTCTTAGGTCTCAAGGCACAATCCTCACAACTAACTGGCCAAGACCATTACCAAGCTGATAACTGGGAGATTGACCAAGACGATGTCTCAGTTTATCATGGGCCAGAGGAAAAGGAGCCAGCCGACCAGGCCTTGACCACTAAAGACCAGGACCATGCCTCAGCTATTCTCGACGAAAAAGTCGCCCAGTATGAGTCTAAACGAGCTCGTTACCCAAGAAGGGCAACAAAAATCAAGCGATCAGGGGAAGAAAAAGCGACGGATTCCAAGCTGGCACAAGAGTCCATTGAGCCAGATAGCTCAAATGCTGGCAGTGAGTATCCCTCCCAGTCTCCTAAGACAGAAGAGAGCCAGGTCCAAGCTGGAGGCAGCTACCAAGTTCAGGCTGGCGATAGTCTCTACCGCATTGCCCAAGACCATGGCATGACGGTCGACGAGCTCATGGACTTAAACGGCATGACCAGGCCTGCGCTTATGCCTGGTCAAAGGATTAAAGTCAAATAA
- a CDS encoding D-2-hydroxyacid dehydrogenase yields the protein MTKIYMYGVSEQEEDLAKKWGEDNNVELTLDADILSEATVDRCEGYDGVSTYQYTPLEDSVYPVLKSFGIKNIAQRMAGFDPYNLELAAENDVIISNVPAYSPESIAEYTLAQALNAIRKLYTVRDHSNHHDFRESLYIRGQRLGTKTVAILGTGRIGQATARLFKGFGCKILGYDLYPNDKLGDLLEYRDTPEECVKEADIISLHLPSTDDTYHLFNADLLKQCKEGAVIINAGRGALIDTDALLDALDAGHLQAAMLDTYENEFDYVKHDWSHKGIVDQTFLRLLHHPAVSYTPHIAYYTDESVQNMVFHALNATKSVIETGDTELRVN from the coding sequence ATGACTAAGATTTATATGTATGGTGTCAGCGAACAAGAAGAAGATCTCGCTAAAAAATGGGGCGAAGACAACAATGTTGAATTGACCCTTGACGCAGATATTCTTTCTGAAGCAACTGTTGACCGTTGTGAAGGCTACGATGGGGTATCTACCTACCAATATACTCCTCTAGAAGACAGCGTTTACCCAGTTTTAAAGAGCTTTGGTATTAAGAACATTGCTCAACGTATGGCTGGTTTCGACCCTTACAACCTTGAATTAGCTGCTGAAAATGACGTGATCATTTCTAATGTGCCAGCTTATTCACCAGAATCCATTGCTGAATACACTCTAGCACAAGCCTTAAACGCTATCCGTAAATTATATACCGTTAGAGATCATTCTAACCACCATGATTTCAGAGAATCTCTCTATATCCGTGGACAACGTTTAGGGACTAAGACCGTTGCTATCTTAGGTACTGGCCGTATTGGTCAAGCAACTGCTCGTCTTTTCAAAGGCTTCGGCTGCAAGATCCTTGGTTACGACCTCTATCCAAATGACAAATTAGGGGACTTATTGGAATACCGTGACACACCAGAAGAATGTGTGAAAGAAGCCGACATTATTTCCCTTCACTTACCTTCAACTGATGATACCTATCATTTATTTAACGCTGACTTACTCAAACAATGTAAGGAAGGCGCTGTGATTATCAATGCTGGTCGTGGGGCTTTAATTGACACTGACGCTTTACTTGACGCTCTTGATGCAGGTCATTTACAAGCTGCTATGTTAGACACCTACGAAAACGAATTTGACTATGTCAAACATGACTGGTCACATAAGGGGATTGTTGACCAAACCTTCTTACGTTTATTACACCACCCAGCAGTATCCTACACCCCACATATTGCCTACTATACTGATGAATCCGTTCAAAACATGGTCTTCCATGCCTTGAATGCTACAAAATCAGTGATTGAAACTGGCGATACTGAATTACGTGTTAACTAA
- a CDS encoding LOG family protein, producing the protein MKITVYCGSNLGINERYEHLIWQLGEWIGQNNHQLVYGGGRTGLMGTIATAASQSGSQVIGIIPLVLVEAEVANYDIHHLEVVDTMNQRKEKLMELADAMIIFPGGLGTMEELFDSLVWKRLAKKQTPIIIYNVDHFYDVLHSLLKTMVSEAFMPQEELEQIHFVSSLAEIETILNH; encoded by the coding sequence ATGAAAATTACGGTTTACTGTGGGTCCAATTTAGGGATCAATGAACGTTATGAACACCTGATCTGGCAATTAGGTGAATGGATTGGCCAGAACAATCACCAGTTGGTCTATGGGGGTGGTCGGACTGGTTTAATGGGGACCATTGCCACTGCTGCCAGCCAAAGCGGAAGTCAAGTCATTGGGATTATCCCCCTAGTCCTAGTCGAGGCCGAAGTCGCCAATTACGATATCCATCACTTAGAGGTCGTTGATACCATGAATCAACGCAAAGAAAAACTGATGGAATTAGCCGACGCCATGATTATCTTTCCCGGGGGCTTGGGAACCATGGAAGAACTCTTCGACAGTTTGGTCTGGAAACGCCTGGCTAAGAAGCAGACCCCCATCATCATTTACAATGTGGACCACTTCTATGACGTCCTCCACTCCCTTCTCAAGACCATGGTCTCCGAAGCCTTCATGCCCCAAGAAGAATTAGAGCAAATCCACTTTGTTTCTTCCCTAGCTGAAATCGAGACGATTCTCAACCACTAA
- a CDS encoding lipoate--protein ligase: MYLIDLKRDGQRIYDGALALAAQVYAQSHIFLDEDILFPYMCDPKVEIGKYQNARAEVNQDYIDQENIQVVRRDTGGGAVYCDRGAINVCFLADHKSNDLFGNFEKMYQPGIKALEDMGVQGLHTKGRNDMYLGDKKVSGAAMTLVGDRVYGGFSLLFDIDAEAMVKALNPNQKKIISKGIKSVKSRVAPIRPALAPEFQAMSMDELFEALVCRLFDVEDFGQIKQYELTEEDWQGIDQLAKEKYKNWDWNYGKAPQYTYNRDDHFDQVGTVEISIEVEDGKISQCKIWGDFFGQSDIAELEKQLIGVKMRRDDLLKALEDVQLENYISHMTPELLVDLILS; the protein is encoded by the coding sequence ATGTATTTAATTGATTTAAAACGTGATGGTCAACGGATTTATGACGGGGCACTAGCCTTGGCAGCTCAAGTCTATGCCCAAAGCCATATTTTCTTGGATGAGGACATTCTCTTTCCCTATATGTGTGACCCTAAAGTAGAAATTGGTAAGTATCAAAATGCCCGGGCTGAGGTCAACCAAGACTATATCGACCAAGAAAATATTCAAGTGGTCCGCCGCGATACTGGTGGTGGAGCAGTTTACTGTGACCGTGGCGCCATCAATGTCTGCTTCTTAGCTGACCACAAATCCAATGATTTATTTGGTAATTTTGAAAAAATGTACCAACCAGGTATCAAGGCTCTAGAGGACATGGGGGTTCAAGGTTTACACACCAAGGGTCGTAATGACATGTACCTAGGCGATAAGAAGGTGTCGGGCGCTGCCATGACCTTAGTCGGTGACCGGGTCTATGGTGGTTTCTCCCTCCTCTTTGATATTGATGCTGAAGCCATGGTGAAGGCCTTAAACCCTAACCAAAAGAAAATTATTTCTAAGGGAATTAAGTCGGTCAAAAGTCGGGTAGCGCCGATTCGTCCAGCCTTAGCGCCAGAATTTCAAGCCATGTCCATGGATGAGCTCTTTGAAGCCTTAGTTTGCCGACTCTTTGATGTCGAGGACTTCGGACAAATTAAGCAATATGAATTAACCGAGGAAGATTGGCAAGGGATTGACCAATTAGCCAAGGAAAAATATAAGAATTGGGATTGGAACTATGGCAAAGCTCCGCAATACACTTACAACCGTGATGACCACTTCGACCAAGTAGGAACGGTCGAAATTTCTATTGAGGTTGAGGATGGTAAGATTAGCCAATGCAAGATCTGGGGCGATTTCTTTGGCCAATCCGATATTGCTGAATTAGAAAAGCAATTAATTGGTGTAAAGATGCGCCGAGACGACCTATTAAAGGCTCTGGAAGATGTCCAACTGGAAAACTATATCAGTCACATGACGCCTGAACTACTCGTCGATCTTATTCTCTCTTAA
- a CDS encoding SIR2 family NAD-dependent protein deacylase, which yields MSDKETVWQALSQNYNNESDLLRALMEEAQAILVGIGAGMSAADGFTYVGERFEQAFPDFIEKFNLFDMLQASLYDYPSLEEYWAFASRFAIMNGIEQEAGKAYQHFNQYLQGKNYFIITTNADNAFPKAGYDMDKVHYYQGKYVLMQCKKHCQPVTYRDDALLYRMAKEQENMRIPSELVPYCPNCGAPLELNKRTAENGMVEDKDWQVHQAAYEDFVKKNQYDKILYLEIGVGNTTPQFIRQPFQAWTKENPKALYVMMNQKPYHIPPSIKDQSLRLTDDIQQTLCEL from the coding sequence ATGAGTGATAAAGAAACAGTTTGGCAAGCTTTAAGCCAAAATTATAATAATGAATCAGACCTTTTGCGGGCCTTAATGGAAGAAGCCCAGGCCATCTTGGTGGGGATCGGTGCTGGCATGTCAGCTGCTGACGGCTTTACCTATGTGGGGGAGCGCTTTGAGCAGGCATTTCCTGACTTTATTGAAAAGTTTAATTTGTTTGATATGTTGCAAGCTTCCCTCTATGATTACCCCAGTCTGGAAGAATATTGGGCTTTTGCCAGTCGCTTTGCCATTATGAATGGGATTGAACAAGAAGCTGGTAAGGCCTACCAACATTTTAACCAATACCTTCAAGGAAAAAATTACTTTATTATTACCACCAATGCTGATAACGCCTTTCCTAAGGCTGGCTATGACATGGATAAGGTGCACTACTACCAAGGGAAGTATGTTCTCATGCAGTGTAAAAAGCATTGCCAGCCAGTGACCTATCGCGATGACGCCTTGCTCTATCGCATGGCTAAGGAACAAGAAAATATGCGGATTCCTAGTGAACTTGTTCCTTATTGCCCAAATTGCGGCGCCCCCTTGGAGTTAAATAAGCGCACGGCAGAAAATGGCATGGTAGAGGATAAGGACTGGCAGGTCCACCAAGCAGCTTATGAAGACTTTGTTAAGAAAAACCAATACGACAAGATACTTTATTTAGAAATTGGTGTGGGAAATACCACCCCACAATTTATTCGCCAACCCTTCCAAGCGTGGACCAAGGAAAATCCCAAAGCCCTTTATGTGATGATGAACCAAAAACCTTACCATATTCCACCATCCATTAAAGACCAAAGCTTGCGCTTGACTGACGATATTCAACAAACATTATGTGAACTTTAA
- a CDS encoding protein-ADP-ribose hydrolase — protein MTAEELLRQMIDYLEAERSDKYYLRRKVEDRPDYGDYSMHDKWRALINTRPAWPISEDYLDLEDEYLKRWRDQEGTVSLDKLEPALDRIYLWQGDICRLAVDGIVNAANSFLLGCFIPNHKCIDNTIQTRAGVRLRLALNDIMEDQGHNEPVGKVKTTSAYHLPAKYILHTVGPRIESDRVSPIRQNLLKQSYLSCLKEADRLGLTSLAFPCISTGEFHFPNDLAAQIAFNTVRDYLKKSGSSLQVIFNVYLDQDLHLYQDLIDRLEGEE, from the coding sequence TTGACAGCAGAAGAATTGCTAAGGCAAATGATTGATTACCTAGAAGCCGAGCGAAGTGATAAATACTATCTCAGAAGGAAGGTTGAAGATAGGCCTGACTATGGGGATTATTCCATGCATGACAAGTGGCGGGCTCTGATTAATACCCGTCCCGCCTGGCCTATTAGTGAGGATTACCTGGACTTAGAAGATGAGTATTTAAAGCGTTGGCGTGACCAAGAAGGGACCGTTAGTCTGGACAAATTAGAACCAGCCTTAGACCGGATTTATCTCTGGCAAGGGGATATCTGCCGCTTAGCAGTTGATGGGATTGTCAATGCAGCGAATTCCTTTCTATTAGGGTGTTTTATCCCTAACCATAAGTGCATTGATAATACCATCCAAACCCGCGCCGGTGTCCGCTTGCGGCTAGCATTGAACGATATCATGGAAGACCAGGGCCACAATGAGCCGGTTGGCAAGGTCAAGACAACATCAGCTTACCACTTGCCGGCTAAGTATATTCTCCATACCGTGGGCCCAAGAATTGAATCTGACCGGGTCAGTCCCATCCGCCAAAATCTTCTCAAGCAGTCCTATCTTTCCTGCTTAAAAGAGGCCGATCGACTGGGGTTGACGAGCTTGGCTTTCCCATGTATTTCTACGGGCGAGTTCCACTTCCCTAATGATCTCGCTGCTCAAATTGCCTTCAATACAGTAAGAGACTATTTAAAGAAAAGCGGATCATCTTTGCAAGTGATTTTCAATGTTTATTTGGACCAAGACCTTCATTTATATCAGGACTTAATTGACAGACTAGAAGGGGAAGAGTAG
- a CDS encoding glycine cleavage system protein H gives MTKRGNYLFVEQNGDLYTVSMTPELQDDIGTVGYAEFAQEDQVEKDAALLNIEASKTVMEIHSPLKGTVVERHTEVVDQPSLLNSAKSEENWIVRLKDVDPAEFDALEEA, from the coding sequence ATGACAAAACGTGGAAATTACTTATTTGTAGAACAAAATGGCGATCTTTATACGGTATCCATGACTCCAGAACTACAAGATGATATCGGTACAGTGGGCTATGCTGAATTTGCCCAAGAAGACCAAGTTGAAAAAGATGCTGCCTTGTTAAATATTGAAGCATCAAAAACCGTGATGGAAATTCACTCCCCGCTCAAGGGAACCGTGGTTGAACGCCATACTGAAGTGGTTGACCAACCTTCCTTATTGAATTCTGCTAAAAGCGAAGAAAACTGGATTGTTCGCTTAAAAGATGTCGACCCAGCTGAATTTGACGCTTTAGAAGAAGCCTAG
- a CDS encoding mechanosensitive ion channel, producing the protein MDFLHTLLDPIIAAVPNILGTILLILIAWIIAVIVRKLIVKGLRAIHADRTFQKWGVAKNESDAKGVIKTVASVGYYLVFVFFLPAILNGLNIGGVLEPITNMFDKFFAFIPNIIGSGLILVLAFYLCGFVRDLVQGLLEKVDIDGWMNKLVNKSEGAVGETVKDQVDAAPSGNKLAKVGATIVYVLLFIPLLTAALEVLGIESISRPIINVLNMMLAAIPNILVAAILIAVGGLVSKLVGDLIENLLEAANINKYTKYLNASGDVNVKLSAIVANIVKAVIVIFFFVEALNVLQLEVLNTIGAAIIAYLPLVLSAVIILILGVVGGNLLSQFLKESTGSNILANIVQYGLIALAIFMALDQLQFAQTIVNTGFMFIVGGAAVAFALAFGLGGRDFAKKQLEHLDHKLHEGEADKKDQDGDHSQF; encoded by the coding sequence ATGGATTTCTTACATACTTTATTAGATCCAATTATCGCAGCAGTTCCTAATATCCTAGGGACTATTCTCTTAATCCTTATTGCCTGGATTATTGCGGTAATTGTACGTAAATTGATTGTCAAAGGCCTGCGTGCCATTCACGCTGACCGCACTTTCCAAAAATGGGGAGTGGCCAAGAATGAATCAGATGCCAAGGGTGTTATTAAAACAGTAGCCAGTGTCGGTTATTACTTGGTTTTTGTATTCTTCTTACCGGCGATTTTAAATGGTTTAAATATCGGTGGCGTTCTTGAACCAATCACCAATATGTTCGATAAGTTCTTTGCTTTCATTCCAAATATTATTGGTTCTGGACTTATCTTGGTATTGGCTTTCTACCTCTGCGGATTTGTCCGCGACTTGGTACAAGGCCTGCTCGAAAAGGTTGACATCGATGGTTGGATGAATAAACTGGTTAACAAATCTGAAGGTGCTGTTGGTGAAACGGTTAAAGACCAAGTGGACGCTGCACCAAGTGGTAATAAATTAGCCAAAGTTGGCGCAACCATTGTTTATGTTTTACTCTTCATCCCACTATTAACCGCTGCTTTAGAAGTTTTAGGTATTGAATCGATTAGCCGTCCAATTATTAATGTCTTAAATATGATGTTAGCGGCTATTCCAAATATCTTGGTAGCAGCGATCTTGATTGCTGTGGGTGGCCTAGTTTCTAAGTTAGTTGGCGACTTGATCGAAAACTTACTGGAAGCAGCTAATATCAATAAATATACCAAGTATCTTAATGCTAGTGGCGATGTCAACGTGAAATTATCAGCGATCGTTGCCAATATCGTCAAAGCAGTCATTGTCATCTTCTTCTTTGTTGAGGCTCTAAATGTCCTTCAATTAGAAGTCTTAAATACTATTGGTGCTGCAATTATTGCCTACCTACCATTAGTATTATCTGCTGTAATCATTCTGATCTTAGGGGTTGTTGGTGGAAATCTCTTATCCCAATTCCTCAAAGAATCAACCGGATCCAATATTTTAGCTAATATTGTTCAATATGGTTTAATTGCTCTGGCTATCTTCATGGCTCTTGACCAATTACAATTTGCCCAAACCATTGTTAATACTGGTTTCATGTTCATTGTTGGTGGAGCTGCAGTTGCCTTTGCCTTAGCCTTTGGTTTAGGTGGACGTGACTTTGCTAAGAAGCAATTAGAACACCTTGATCATAAATTACATGAGGGTGAAGCAGACAAGAAGGACCAAGATGGTGACCACTCTCAATTCTAA
- a CDS encoding LLM class flavin-dependent oxidoreductase, with protein sequence MKVSVLDYAVIDEGETASQALAHTIQLAQKAEALGYQRFWMAEHHNVPAFASSSPEVIMMQLLNHTQRIRIGSGGIMLPHYSPYKVVENFKVMEAYFPGRIDLGVGNNMGTPIVRKALERAGDKIPSYEADLRQVYDYLTQSEDGQTKILANPQVEDLPTMWLLSTSVRRAKWAAEAGCAYVYGIFPYAREDALEVGRQAIATYRKHFKASQLLQEPKAMFSAFVATADQEDEAEDLTRSLDLWLLGQDQFSYYQRMPSIKTAKATEITSQMAEKIKSNRSRMLHGKASQVASQLKDWINYLDADEALIMPLVPGIDKRMQTLELLAHYLGIK encoded by the coding sequence GTGAAAGTAAGTGTTTTAGATTATGCAGTGATTGATGAAGGCGAAACAGCCAGCCAGGCCCTAGCCCATACGATTCAGTTAGCTCAAAAGGCGGAAGCCTTGGGTTACCAGCGGTTTTGGATGGCTGAACACCATAATGTTCCTGCCTTTGCCAGTTCAAGTCCTGAAGTCATTATGATGCAGTTGCTCAACCACACTCAACGTATTCGAATTGGGTCGGGAGGCATCATGTTGCCCCATTACAGCCCCTATAAGGTGGTGGAAAACTTTAAGGTGATGGAGGCTTATTTCCCAGGGCGGATTGACTTAGGCGTAGGTAATAACATGGGGACACCAATCGTCAGGAAGGCGCTGGAACGGGCTGGTGACAAGATCCCTTCTTACGAAGCAGACTTAAGACAAGTCTATGACTATCTCACTCAAAGCGAGGATGGGCAAACTAAGATTCTAGCCAATCCTCAAGTGGAAGACTTACCGACAATGTGGCTCTTATCCACTAGTGTTCGCCGGGCCAAGTGGGCCGCTGAAGCTGGCTGTGCCTATGTCTATGGCATCTTCCCCTATGCCAGAGAAGATGCCCTAGAAGTGGGACGCCAAGCCATTGCCACTTACCGCAAGCACTTTAAAGCCTCACAATTATTACAGGAACCTAAGGCCATGTTTTCAGCCTTTGTAGCGACTGCTGACCAAGAAGATGAGGCGGAAGACTTGACCCGGTCGCTGGATTTATGGCTTTTAGGTCAAGATCAGTTTTCTTACTACCAACGGATGCCATCCATCAAAACGGCCAAAGCAACCGAAATCACCAGTCAGATGGCTGAAAAAATTAAGAGCAACCGCAGTCGGATGCTCCATGGCAAGGCCAGCCAAGTAGCCAGCCAGCTGAAGGACTGGATCAATTACTTAGATGCCGACGAAGCTCTGATTATGCCCCTAGTTCCAGGAATTGACAAGCGAATGCAGACCCTTGAACTTCTGGCTCACTATTTGGGGATCAAGTAG
- a CDS encoding NADH-dependent flavin oxidoreductase has translation MKQAMNPKYQALFQPLTLPNGIELANRFSLNPLTTNSSTREGFVTDEDINYAKRRSQSAPLQVTTAAYIEDYAQLFEFGPSVRDDRFIEGLSQLAKAMKRDGAKAILQLTHAGRFAKATLKDYHVVYGPSYMHLKSPVEHDVLAMSQRKIDHVIQQYKEATRRAIEAGFDGVEISNAQRLLPQQFFSPFSNQREDHYGPQNLENRARFGVEATQAIQEAIDESGVKNFILGFRGTPEETRGNKVGYSVDEFNDYFDRLLDVADIQYYAIASWGHDIYLEKVRSDKHQGEYVNQVVKDHINGRVPVIATGGINSPDKALAALEHADMVGLSSVFVTEPDFVTKLAQGQEDAIDISLHPEDLADLAIPQGAFKDLVEFMDYGGSLPQATRQDLRQLNQQDTTSYFKDYQ, from the coding sequence ATGAAGCAAGCAATGAACCCTAAATACCAAGCCTTATTCCAGCCACTGACCTTGCCCAATGGGATTGAATTGGCTAACCGCTTTTCTTTGAACCCCTTGACGACTAACTCGTCGACTCGGGAAGGCTTTGTAACCGATGAAGACATCAATTACGCCAAAAGACGTAGCCAGTCTGCCCCCTTACAGGTCACCACGGCAGCCTATATTGAAGACTATGCCCAATTGTTTGAATTTGGCCCCAGTGTCCGCGATGACCGTTTTATTGAGGGACTCAGTCAACTGGCCAAGGCCATGAAAAGGGACGGCGCTAAGGCCATCCTCCAATTGACCCATGCTGGGCGTTTCGCTAAGGCTACCCTAAAAGACTACCATGTCGTCTACGGACCTAGCTACATGCATCTCAAGAGTCCAGTCGAACATGACGTCTTAGCCATGAGTCAGCGTAAAATTGACCATGTCATCCAACAATATAAAGAAGCCACCAGACGGGCCATTGAAGCCGGTTTTGATGGAGTAGAAATTTCTAACGCCCAACGGTTATTGCCCCAACAGTTCTTCTCTCCCTTCTCAAACCAAAGAGAGGACCATTACGGCCCCCAAAATCTAGAAAACCGGGCCCGCTTTGGGGTTGAGGCCACCCAAGCCATCCAAGAAGCGATTGATGAATCCGGGGTGAAGAACTTTATCTTGGGCTTTCGTGGCACCCCAGAAGAAACCCGGGGCAATAAAGTTGGCTATAGCGTCGATGAATTTAATGATTATTTCGACCGTCTTCTTGACGTTGCCGACATCCAATACTATGCCATTGCTAGCTGGGGCCACGACATTTACCTAGAAAAAGTTCGTAGCGATAAACACCAAGGCGAGTATGTCAACCAAGTGGTTAAAGACCATATCAATGGTCGGGTACCTGTCATTGCTACTGGAGGGATTAATTCTCCTGATAAGGCCCTAGCTGCCCTAGAACATGCGGATATGGTGGGACTATCTTCTGTATTTGTTACAGAACCTGACTTCGTGACTAAATTGGCCCAAGGGCAGGAAGATGCTATCGATATTAGTCTCCACCCTGAAGACTTAGCTGACCTCGCCATCCCCCAAGGAGCCTTTAAGGACTTAGTTGAATTTATGGACTATGGCGGCTCCCTACCGCAAGCAACCCGTCAAGACCTCCGCCAATTAAACCAACAAGATACCACTTCTTACTTTAAGGATTATCAATAA
- a CDS encoding group II intron maturase-specific domain-containing protein, with protein sequence MGSPTRLKFLGCLIKPTRKGCRFRPTNEAKKKFKAKLKRLTSRKRPGTFKTIVKEINQVTQGWINYFGVGYIKTYIEEIEQWLNHRLRQLILKRWKNCRTKIIRLMRLGLDSESAKRIAFSRKKYWRLSKTPEVHYALTTKRLRQWGLKSLTLLAESAYLRY encoded by the coding sequence GTGGGTTCGCCAACCCGTTTAAAATTCTTGGGTTGCCTTATCAAGCCTACCCGAAAGGGTTGTCGTTTTCGTCCGACGAATGAAGCGAAGAAGAAATTCAAAGCAAAGTTAAAACGTCTGACAAGTCGAAAGCGACCAGGTACCTTTAAAACCATTGTAAAAGAGATCAACCAAGTCACACAAGGTTGGATCAACTATTTTGGAGTAGGCTATATTAAAACCTATATTGAAGAGATAGAACAATGGTTAAACCATCGCCTAAGGCAACTCATTTTGAAGCGATGGAAAAACTGTCGAACGAAGATTATACGCCTCATGCGGTTGGGATTGGATAGTGAAAGCGCGAAGCGTATTGCTTTCTCACGCAAGAAGTATTGGCGTCTATCCAAGACACCGGAGGTGCACTACGCTCTGACAACAAAAAGACTCCGTCAGTGGGGATTAAAATCATTAACCCTCCTGGCGGAGTCTGCCTATTTAAGATATTGA